One part of the Granulicella arctica genome encodes these proteins:
- a CDS encoding ATP-dependent Clp protease ATP-binding subunit, protein MSLDLSLLSDDMERALEAARVLAERRKQSLIQPEHLLYTLFDHESSLFALLERNGVACGALLDALTVKVNGADGGTLEPGRRPVASQALRKLLEASLNRVSGRKDAHVEPIDVLLAAVDLGETALKGELREAGITKESVEKIDDSQKTLKQAYDADKGARAEGANQSGRVLERFGRDLTAAARAGELSPVVGRDEEIRSLIQTLLRKTKNNPVLVGDPGTGKTAIVEGLALRIAAGDIPESLRKCRVISLDLAALVAGAKYRGEFEERLKGVIDEVKLKKGEIILFLDELHQLVGAGGTEGGMDAANLLKPALARGELRCVGATTFDEYRERIEKDGALARRFEQVVVKEPTDESMLYILRGIRERYEAFHGVKLSDEALQAAVKLSRRYLRDRFLPDKAIDVIDAATARLRMQIESKPTHVDQQERLLLRKRAELESLRNAAASVQQKKSIAVLESEIAALEPEVAALAEAWDSQRTASSQLKKTLQAIEEQSRLLQVAEAAGDVAKAAEIRYGALKYLEQQKADLEARTATVKESPMVADEVLPSHIAEVIAERCGVPVNRLLESERDRLRKLDERLAERVFGQPDAVQAVSEAARRMRTDLQLKRNPNSFLFVGPTGVGKTELAKALAEALFDDERALIRIDMGEYKDKSSAASLIGSRPGLVGSDEGGFLTEQVRRSPYSIVLFDEVEKGHPEILDLLLGVLDEGRLTDAKGRFCDFSNTIVLFTSNLGVRESMGAESDEERKAIILDVVRASLRPELYNRIGQVIAFNPLSEQELERIVGVQLGALAKKLEEDREILLTVSPAALSMLAERSYDPEYGARPAGRVMQQLVLSPLASALLSQDILPGQSVLLDVDADGLTFNVMLSDAAPEATEVVTQ, encoded by the coding sequence TTGTCCCTCGATCTGAGTCTTTTGTCCGATGATATGGAGCGCGCACTTGAAGCGGCGCGTGTGCTGGCGGAGCGGCGGAAGCAGTCGCTGATTCAGCCGGAGCATCTGCTGTATACGCTGTTCGATCATGAGAGCAGCTTGTTTGCGCTGCTGGAGCGGAATGGTGTGGCGTGTGGCGCGCTGCTCGATGCGCTGACGGTGAAGGTGAATGGCGCGGATGGCGGAACGCTGGAGCCGGGGCGGCGTCCGGTGGCGTCGCAGGCTTTGCGCAAGCTGCTTGAGGCGAGCCTGAACCGCGTGAGTGGACGGAAGGATGCGCATGTCGAGCCGATCGATGTGCTGCTGGCGGCGGTGGATCTTGGCGAGACGGCGCTGAAGGGAGAGCTTCGCGAGGCGGGGATTACGAAGGAGTCGGTGGAGAAGATCGACGACTCGCAGAAGACGCTGAAGCAGGCTTATGACGCGGATAAGGGAGCGAGGGCGGAGGGGGCGAATCAGTCGGGCCGTGTGCTGGAGCGGTTTGGCCGCGACCTGACGGCGGCTGCGCGTGCGGGAGAGTTGTCGCCGGTGGTGGGGCGCGACGAAGAGATTCGTTCGCTGATCCAGACGCTGTTGCGGAAGACGAAGAATAATCCGGTGCTGGTGGGTGATCCGGGTACGGGTAAGACGGCGATTGTGGAAGGGCTGGCGCTGCGGATTGCGGCGGGCGATATTCCGGAGAGCCTGCGCAAGTGCCGAGTGATCTCGCTGGACCTGGCGGCGCTGGTTGCTGGCGCGAAGTATCGCGGTGAGTTTGAAGAGCGGCTGAAGGGCGTGATCGACGAGGTGAAGCTGAAGAAGGGCGAGATCATTCTCTTCCTTGATGAGCTGCATCAGTTGGTAGGCGCGGGTGGGACGGAAGGCGGCATGGATGCGGCCAATCTGCTGAAGCCTGCGCTTGCGCGTGGGGAGCTGCGGTGTGTTGGGGCTACGACGTTCGATGAGTATCGCGAGCGGATCGAGAAGGATGGTGCGTTGGCGCGGCGGTTCGAGCAGGTGGTGGTGAAGGAGCCGACGGACGAGTCGATGCTGTATATCCTGCGCGGGATTCGCGAGCGGTATGAGGCGTTCCATGGAGTGAAGCTTTCGGATGAGGCGTTGCAGGCGGCGGTGAAGCTGTCGCGGCGTTATCTGCGGGATCGGTTTTTGCCGGACAAGGCGATCGATGTGATCGATGCGGCGACGGCGCGGCTGCGGATGCAGATTGAGTCGAAGCCGACGCATGTGGATCAGCAGGAGCGGCTGTTGTTGCGGAAGCGCGCGGAGCTGGAGTCGTTGCGGAATGCGGCGGCGAGTGTGCAGCAGAAGAAATCGATTGCGGTGCTTGAGAGCGAGATTGCGGCGCTGGAGCCGGAGGTTGCGGCGCTGGCTGAGGCGTGGGATAGCCAGCGGACGGCGTCGTCGCAGTTGAAGAAGACGTTGCAGGCGATCGAGGAGCAGAGCCGGTTATTGCAGGTTGCGGAGGCGGCGGGGGATGTGGCGAAGGCTGCGGAGATTCGCTATGGGGCGCTGAAGTATCTGGAGCAGCAGAAGGCTGATCTCGAGGCGAGGACGGCGACGGTGAAGGAGTCGCCGATGGTGGCGGATGAGGTGTTGCCGTCGCATATCGCGGAGGTGATTGCGGAGCGCTGCGGCGTGCCGGTGAACCGGTTGCTTGAGAGCGAACGGGATCGCCTGCGGAAGCTGGATGAGCGGCTGGCGGAGCGGGTGTTTGGACAGCCGGATGCTGTGCAGGCGGTGTCCGAGGCGGCGCGGCGTATGCGGACGGATCTACAGTTGAAGCGCAATCCGAATTCGTTTCTGTTTGTTGGGCCGACGGGTGTGGGTAAGACGGAGCTGGCGAAGGCGTTGGCTGAGGCGCTGTTCGATGATGAGCGTGCGCTGATCCGCATCGATATGGGCGAGTACAAGGACAAGTCGTCGGCTGCTTCGCTGATTGGATCGCGGCCGGGGCTTGTGGGGTCGGACGAGGGTGGCTTTCTTACGGAGCAGGTGCGACGGTCGCCGTATTCGATTGTGCTGTTCGATGAGGTAGAGAAGGGACATCCGGAGATTCTGGATCTGCTGCTTGGGGTATTGGATGAGGGGCGGCTTACGGATGCGAAGGGTCGCTTCTGCGACTTCTCGAACACGATTGTGCTGTTCACGTCGAACCTGGGGGTGCGCGAGTCGATGGGCGCGGAGAGTGATGAAGAGCGCAAGGCGATCATCCTCGATGTGGTGCGGGCGAGTCTGCGGCCGGAGCTTTATAACCGGATCGGGCAGGTAATTGCGTTCAATCCGCTGAGTGAGCAGGAGCTGGAGCGGATCGTCGGCGTGCAGCTTGGCGCGCTGGCGAAGAAGCTCGAAGAGGATCGGGAGATACTGCTGACGGTAAGCCCGGCGGCGTTGTCGATGCTGGCGGAGCGGTCTTACGATCCGGAGTATGGTGCGCGTCCGGCGGGACGCGTGATGCAGCAGCTAGTGTTGTCGCCGCTGGCGAGCGCGCTGCTCTCGCAGGATATTCTTCCGGGCCAGAGCGTTCTGCTGGATGTGGATGCGGATGGCCTTACCTTCAACGTGATGCTGTCCGATGCTGCTCCGGAAGCCACGGAGGTTGTAACCCAATGA
- a CDS encoding family 16 glycoside hydrolase: MSAAIRLRDVFLSAVTVAVFATAGLTVHAQNKLSAAEVSSGWLALFDGSSGYGWDSSSGWGFGDQMLTSTMSSDRHIVTALPFGDFVLNFEYRLNATPSGAAVRIRAPHASDPADSGYRIPLGDTKPEWPAGSIVMRSKNTRPSPPLNAWHAVSIEANGGRIVVSIDGQQTAETTDESAKAGYIHFESTRGARLDLRNVYLKPLNTSSIFNGTDLSGWKSVPYSPKTGNGVGHEFAKMFGGGNGKPHTANWSVRGGAIHGESGPGSLESNNSYDDFVLQLSGGADFEEKKKDAFPVIYLRNEAGSTATGYPVGLGSKIGQIHGLAQPRRPIAGQGSMPQTVVAGGHVLGIYVNGVLETLYTDTRPEGATTKIGAKIKAGPLSIDMSDDVKSIDVHSVVIESIPHTFGGVVRAVSAAPPPTPTASAAASATPAQQSAALAAQTAQIAAALGAPTPQARQQVAEKMSQALKTSDPNEQMQLYDQVVRIDPSNAAAVQGYKEAAAKVAAQQQQTQQQETQAQQQVVSESDRDKQVAASLAEAQSSFLGGNIKGADAALHVAERLAPSNPLVGDLRSRINAALSLRHRLFFLGTSAGILALLGGGGLFWRARRQVRFPVLHVVNGLDQGRVYPVDRDVVRIGGIAQDGGQKNDIVIRDVEHMVSRFHCEVVKKDGNFFLVDTNSSNGTSVNGVAALPTKLVPLRKGSKIDLGGSTVLQFDFEKKKKA; encoded by the coding sequence ATGAGTGCTGCGATTCGTTTGAGAGATGTTTTTTTGTCTGCCGTTACGGTTGCTGTGTTTGCAACGGCGGGTTTGACTGTGCACGCACAGAATAAGCTCTCTGCTGCTGAGGTTTCGAGTGGCTGGCTGGCTTTGTTCGATGGCAGTTCCGGGTATGGGTGGGATTCGTCGAGCGGCTGGGGATTCGGCGACCAGATGCTTACGTCGACGATGTCGAGCGACCGGCATATTGTGACGGCGCTGCCGTTTGGGGACTTCGTGCTGAACTTCGAGTATCGATTGAACGCTACGCCTTCGGGTGCGGCGGTTCGGATTCGTGCGCCTCATGCGAGCGATCCTGCGGATAGCGGATATCGCATTCCGCTTGGCGACACCAAGCCGGAGTGGCCTGCGGGCAGCATTGTGATGCGGAGCAAGAACACGCGTCCGAGTCCTCCGTTGAATGCGTGGCATGCGGTTTCGATCGAGGCTAACGGTGGACGCATTGTTGTCTCCATCGATGGGCAGCAGACGGCGGAGACGACGGACGAGTCTGCGAAGGCTGGGTATATCCACTTTGAAAGCACGCGTGGTGCGCGGCTCGATCTGCGCAATGTTTATTTGAAGCCGTTGAACACGAGCTCGATCTTCAATGGGACTGACCTTTCGGGTTGGAAGAGCGTGCCGTATTCGCCGAAGACCGGCAATGGCGTTGGGCATGAGTTTGCAAAGATGTTTGGCGGGGGCAATGGGAAGCCGCACACGGCGAACTGGTCGGTGCGCGGTGGCGCGATCCATGGTGAGAGCGGGCCGGGTTCGCTGGAGAGCAATAACTCGTATGACGACTTTGTGCTTCAGCTTTCGGGTGGCGCGGACTTTGAAGAGAAGAAGAAGGACGCCTTTCCGGTGATCTATCTGAGGAATGAGGCGGGCTCAACGGCGACGGGCTATCCGGTGGGGCTGGGCAGCAAGATTGGACAGATTCATGGGTTGGCGCAGCCGAGGCGGCCGATTGCGGGGCAGGGGTCGATGCCACAGACGGTGGTTGCGGGCGGGCATGTGCTGGGGATTTATGTGAATGGCGTGCTTGAGACGTTGTACACGGATACGCGTCCTGAGGGTGCGACGACCAAGATCGGCGCGAAGATCAAGGCGGGGCCGCTGAGCATCGATATGTCGGATGATGTGAAGTCGATCGACGTGCATAGTGTGGTGATCGAGAGTATTCCGCATACCTTTGGCGGAGTCGTGCGGGCTGTCTCTGCGGCTCCTCCACCGACGCCGACTGCGAGTGCTGCTGCGAGTGCGACGCCTGCGCAGCAGTCCGCTGCTCTTGCGGCGCAGACGGCGCAGATTGCGGCTGCGCTGGGGGCTCCGACACCACAGGCTCGGCAGCAGGTTGCGGAGAAGATGAGCCAGGCGCTGAAGACGAGCGATCCGAACGAGCAGATGCAGTTGTATGACCAGGTGGTGCGCATCGATCCGAGCAATGCGGCGGCGGTGCAGGGGTACAAGGAGGCGGCGGCGAAGGTGGCGGCGCAGCAGCAGCAGACGCAGCAGCAGGAGACGCAGGCGCAGCAGCAGGTGGTCAGCGAGAGCGATCGCGACAAGCAGGTGGCTGCGTCGCTTGCCGAGGCGCAGAGCTCTTTTCTTGGCGGGAATATCAAGGGGGCCGATGCGGCGCTGCATGTTGCGGAGAGGCTTGCCCCGAGCAATCCGCTGGTGGGCGATCTGCGCTCGCGTATTAATGCTGCGCTTAGTTTGCGGCACCGGCTCTTCTTCCTGGGCACGTCGGCTGGCATTCTTGCGTTGTTAGGCGGCGGTGGATTGTTCTGGCGGGCGCGGCGACAGGTTCGCTTTCCGGTGCTTCATGTGGTGAACGGGCTCGACCAGGGACGCGTCTATCCGGTGGATCGGGATGTTGTTCGCATTGGCGGCATTGCGCAGGATGGGGGACAGAAGAATGACATCGTGATTCGCGATGTCGAGCATATGGTCTCGCGCTTCCACTGCGAGGTGGTGAAGAAGGATGGCAACTTCTTTCTTGTGGATACGAATAGCTCGAACGGTACGAGTGTGAACGGCGTGGCGGCTTTGCCTACGAAGCTGGTTCCGCTGCGTAAGGGATCGAAGATCGATCTTGGCGGCTCTACTGTGTTGCAGTTTGATTTCGAAAAGAAAAAGAAGGCCTGA
- a CDS encoding PP2C family protein-serine/threonine phosphatase, giving the protein MQIRIQAAAESNIGQVRQTNEDAFGFDLDLGLFVVCDGVGGSQAGEVASRLAVDSLLDTFARQASENIGGDLLHRAIQRVNRVLHDAARAEPAYEGMSTTVVAAYFDGQRMTVVHVGDSRAYLMRDLSLHRLTEDHSLLTEHMRSGRGQMSDAEAARLESVLTQALGAGQFVVPVVTTVRVAIGDCFLLATDGLTRTLSHSEMQSHLIASVSPEHACRQLINAANRAGGGDNITCMIVQID; this is encoded by the coding sequence ATGCAGATACGGATTCAAGCCGCGGCGGAGAGCAACATTGGCCAGGTGCGGCAGACGAATGAGGATGCGTTCGGGTTCGATCTCGATCTTGGACTCTTCGTTGTATGTGACGGTGTGGGTGGAAGCCAGGCGGGTGAGGTGGCGAGCAGGCTTGCGGTCGATTCGCTGCTGGACACGTTTGCGCGTCAGGCCAGTGAGAACATTGGCGGGGATCTTCTGCATCGTGCGATCCAGCGGGTGAACCGGGTTCTGCATGATGCGGCTCGGGCGGAGCCGGCGTACGAGGGGATGAGTACGACGGTGGTTGCGGCGTACTTTGACGGGCAGCGGATGACGGTTGTGCATGTGGGCGACAGCCGCGCTTATCTGATGCGCGATTTATCGCTGCATCGTCTTACGGAAGATCACTCGCTGCTGACGGAGCATATGCGTTCGGGGCGCGGGCAGATGTCGGATGCGGAGGCTGCGCGGCTGGAGAGCGTGCTGACGCAGGCGCTGGGCGCGGGGCAGTTTGTTGTGCCGGTGGTGACGACGGTTCGGGTTGCGATCGGGGATTGCTTTTTGCTGGCAACGGACGGTTTGACGCGGACGCTGTCTCACTCGGAGATGCAGTCTCATCTGATTGCTTCGGTGTCGCCAGAACATGCCTGTCGCCAGTTGATCAACGCGGCGAATCGTGCGGGCGGTGGCGACAATATTACCTGCATGATTGTGCAGATCGACTGA
- a CDS encoding IclR family transcriptional regulator, with translation MKTLKSNSYATPALEKGLDILELLARQSSGLTKSDIARELNRTVSEVFRMLVCLETRGYISQHDGDKYSLTLHLFRMVQEHPPTERLQAEALPVMHWLAQHAKQSCHMGVVEGWQVVILAQVNSPTNSGFYVKLGSVIDLMEAATGQVILAHQPPERRKQTLAQWQHEMGEDPPADLPMHLARIQKRGYEERVSYQVRGVVNISYPIFGSGGSAVGALTVPYMQRHGDTVEMDEVRSLLQEACSRISLAIGGGGRQLRAEPEVEMKGVRKGRGAKGKASLR, from the coding sequence ATGAAGACTTTAAAGAGCAACAGCTATGCGACGCCTGCGCTTGAGAAGGGGCTGGATATTCTCGAGCTGCTTGCGCGGCAATCGTCGGGGTTGACGAAGAGCGATATTGCGCGGGAGCTGAACCGTACTGTGTCCGAGGTGTTTCGGATGCTGGTTTGTCTGGAGACGCGCGGGTATATCTCGCAGCACGATGGGGACAAGTACAGCCTGACGCTGCATCTGTTCCGGATGGTGCAGGAGCATCCGCCGACGGAGCGGCTGCAGGCTGAGGCGCTGCCGGTGATGCACTGGCTGGCGCAACATGCGAAGCAGTCGTGCCATATGGGCGTGGTGGAGGGCTGGCAGGTGGTGATTCTGGCGCAGGTGAACTCGCCGACGAACTCAGGTTTCTATGTGAAGCTGGGGTCGGTGATCGACTTGATGGAGGCGGCGACGGGACAGGTGATTCTGGCGCATCAGCCGCCGGAGAGGCGCAAGCAGACGTTGGCGCAGTGGCAGCATGAGATGGGCGAAGATCCTCCGGCGGATCTCCCGATGCATCTTGCTCGGATTCAGAAGCGCGGGTATGAGGAGCGGGTGAGCTACCAGGTTCGCGGGGTGGTGAACATTAGCTATCCGATCTTTGGCAGCGGGGGCTCGGCGGTTGGGGCGCTGACGGTTCCGTATATGCAGCGGCATGGGGATACGGTGGAGATGGACGAGGTGAGGTCGTTGTTGCAGGAGGCGTGCAGCCGGATCTCGCTGGCCATTGGAGGCGGTGGGCGGCAGCTTCGCGCGGAGCCTGAGGTGGAGATGAAGGGTGTGCGTAAGGGGCGTGGGGCTAAGGGGAAGGCTTCGTTGCGATAG
- a CDS encoding LacI family DNA-binding transcriptional regulator — translation MSRRVKAAADPNNGVRFDIRDVARLAGVSVATVSRTVNNVPTVNTAMAARVRDAIRELNYFPNTQARALVSGRSRLIGLLVPDITNPFFPELIKRFEETAVKRNYELLIGSTNYDSEIQHCLRRLIERNVDGVAIMTFGVEDPVLGDLSTRHIPMVFVDVSQEAFPQDAVMIDYRHGMEEAVRHLVALGHTEIGFISGPLNQHSATLRRIAFHESMAAAGCIPKEKFIVEGDHQLEGGMAGMTKLLDNPKPPSAVLCSNDLMAIGALRTLQTSGLRVPEDMSIVGFDDIHLAEFVNPPLTTVRMSQVELAREAIQVLIARIEKLNPADHPASQPVSTRLVIRGTTAPPRPRPRRK, via the coding sequence ATGTCCAGGCGAGTAAAAGCAGCAGCAGACCCCAACAACGGCGTGCGCTTTGATATACGCGATGTTGCCAGGCTCGCCGGCGTCTCCGTCGCCACCGTCTCCCGCACAGTCAACAACGTCCCTACCGTCAACACGGCCATGGCTGCACGCGTCCGCGACGCCATCCGCGAGCTCAACTACTTCCCCAACACCCAGGCCCGCGCCCTCGTCTCCGGACGCAGCCGACTCATCGGCCTCCTCGTCCCCGACATCACCAACCCCTTCTTCCCCGAGCTCATCAAGCGCTTCGAAGAGACCGCCGTCAAGCGCAACTACGAGCTCCTCATCGGCTCCACCAACTACGACTCCGAGATCCAGCACTGCCTCCGTCGCCTCATCGAGCGCAACGTCGACGGCGTCGCCATCATGACCTTCGGCGTCGAAGACCCCGTCCTCGGCGACCTCTCCACCCGCCACATCCCCATGGTCTTCGTCGACGTCTCCCAGGAGGCCTTCCCCCAGGACGCCGTCATGATCGACTACCGCCACGGCATGGAAGAGGCCGTCCGCCACCTCGTCGCCCTCGGCCACACCGAGATCGGCTTCATCAGCGGACCCCTCAACCAACACTCCGCCACCCTCCGCCGCATCGCCTTCCACGAGTCCATGGCCGCCGCCGGCTGCATCCCCAAAGAAAAGTTCATCGTCGAAGGCGACCACCAGCTCGAAGGCGGCATGGCCGGCATGACCAAACTGCTCGACAACCCCAAGCCGCCCTCCGCCGTCCTCTGCTCCAACGACCTCATGGCCATCGGCGCCCTCCGCACCCTCCAGACAAGCGGCCTCCGCGTCCCCGAAGACATGTCCATCGTCGGCTTCGACGACATCCACCTCGCCGAGTTCGTCAACCCGCCCCTCACCACCGTCCGCATGTCGCAGGTAGAGCTCGCCCGCGAAGCCATCCAGGTCCTCATCGCCCGCATCGAAAAACTCAACCCCGCCGACCACCCCGCCAGCCAACCCGTCTCCACCCGCCTCGTAATCCGAGGAACCACCGCCCCTCCACGCCCCCGCCCACGCCGCAAATAA
- a CDS encoding beta-L-arabinofuranosidase domain-containing protein: MNKARRDFLKGSAALAAGAVAVRSAHGLWGKDLAAQATTPRATELSQFEYADVQLLDGPMQEQFRHNHSLFMNLSEDSLLKPFRQLVGMAAPGEDMGGWYSPAAEFDPPKNMTGYIPGHSFGQYLSGLSRAYAVTGDRATQQKVQRLVAGFAATVTTKFYDGYNLPAYTFDKTNCGLIDAHQFADDRTALAVLNKATDAVLPWLPPRALNRDEMNARPHKNVSFTWDEQYTLPENFYLAYQRGAGARYRQLAQRFLQDDTYFGPLAEGQNILPGQHAYSHVNGLCSAVQSYLTDGSEMHLRAAKNGFRFVLEQSFATGGWGPNESFQKPGTDGLAKSLEGTHNSFETPCGAYGHFKVARYLMRVTGDSTYGDGMEAILYNTILGARPIRPDGVSFYYADYNMDAVKSDYGQKWPCCSGTFPQLTADYGISSYLRSAKGIYVNLYVPSRVSWRQGGARVVLTQETSYPKVGETALHLKLDWPERFVVALRVPAWAGKQTRVAVNGKDAGVALEPGTWAQLERTWKDGDRVELTLDMPLRLVPIDREHPNVVALVRGPVALFAIEPGDRRLTQAQLLAAERVGSSGDWRVATGSGDVVMRAFPAIDTERYRLYQRV; encoded by the coding sequence ATGAATAAGGCTCGGCGCGATTTTTTGAAGGGTAGCGCGGCATTGGCTGCCGGTGCGGTTGCGGTGCGCAGCGCGCATGGACTTTGGGGTAAGGATCTGGCTGCTCAGGCTACGACTCCAAGGGCGACGGAGTTGAGCCAGTTCGAGTATGCGGATGTGCAGTTGCTGGATGGGCCGATGCAGGAGCAGTTCCGCCATAATCACTCGCTGTTTATGAATCTGAGTGAGGACAGTCTGCTGAAGCCGTTCCGCCAGCTTGTGGGGATGGCGGCGCCGGGTGAGGATATGGGCGGGTGGTACTCGCCTGCGGCTGAGTTTGATCCGCCGAAGAATATGACGGGGTATATTCCGGGGCATAGCTTTGGGCAGTACCTGTCGGGGTTGTCGCGGGCGTATGCGGTGACGGGCGACCGGGCGACGCAGCAGAAGGTGCAGCGGCTGGTGGCGGGTTTTGCGGCGACGGTGACGACGAAGTTCTATGACGGGTATAACCTGCCGGCGTATACGTTCGACAAGACGAACTGCGGGCTGATCGATGCGCACCAGTTTGCGGACGACCGGACGGCGCTGGCGGTGCTGAACAAGGCGACGGATGCGGTGCTGCCGTGGCTGCCGCCGAGGGCACTGAATCGCGACGAGATGAATGCTCGTCCGCATAAGAATGTTTCGTTTACCTGGGACGAGCAGTACACGCTGCCGGAGAACTTTTACCTGGCGTATCAGCGAGGCGCGGGGGCGCGGTATCGGCAGTTGGCGCAGCGGTTTTTGCAGGACGATACGTACTTTGGGCCGCTGGCTGAGGGTCAGAATATCCTGCCTGGGCAACATGCCTATAGTCACGTGAACGGGTTGTGTTCGGCGGTGCAGTCGTACCTGACGGATGGCAGCGAGATGCATCTGCGGGCGGCGAAGAACGGCTTCCGGTTTGTGCTGGAGCAGAGCTTTGCGACGGGCGGATGGGGGCCGAACGAGAGCTTTCAAAAGCCGGGGACGGATGGTCTGGCGAAGTCGCTTGAGGGGACGCATAACAGCTTCGAGACGCCGTGCGGAGCGTATGGGCACTTCAAGGTGGCGCGTTATCTGATGCGGGTGACGGGCGACAGTACGTATGGCGACGGGATGGAGGCGATCCTGTACAACACGATTCTGGGGGCGCGGCCGATTCGTCCGGATGGGGTGAGCTTTTACTACGCGGACTACAACATGGATGCGGTGAAGTCGGACTATGGGCAGAAGTGGCCGTGCTGCTCGGGGACGTTTCCGCAGTTGACGGCGGACTATGGGATCAGCTCGTACCTGCGGAGCGCGAAGGGGATTTACGTGAACCTGTATGTGCCGTCGCGGGTGAGCTGGCGGCAGGGTGGGGCGCGGGTGGTGCTGACGCAGGAGACGAGCTATCCGAAGGTGGGGGAGACGGCGTTGCACCTGAAGCTGGATTGGCCGGAGCGTTTTGTGGTGGCGCTGCGGGTGCCGGCGTGGGCGGGCAAGCAGACGCGGGTGGCGGTGAATGGGAAGGATGCGGGCGTGGCGCTGGAGCCGGGGACGTGGGCGCAGCTCGAGCGGACGTGGAAGGATGGCGACCGGGTGGAGCTGACGCTGGATATGCCGCTGCGGCTGGTGCCGATCGATAGGGAACATCCGAATGTTGTGGCTCTGGTGCGTGGGCCGGTGGCGCTGTTTGCGATTGAGCCGGGTGATCGGAGGCTGACGCAGGCGCAGTTGCTGGCGGCGGAGCGGGTTGGGTCGTCGGGCGATTGGAGGGTGGCGACGGGGAGTGGTGATGTGGTGATGCGGGCTTTTCCTGCGATTGATACGGAGCGATATCGGTTGTATCAGCGGGTTTAG
- the araA gene encoding L-arabinose isomerase — MHETKTLEVWFVTGSQHLYGAEALTQVAENSKKIAASLAGESAIPVRVVHKLVATTADEISNVCREANNAEACIGLVLWMHTFSPAKMWIAGLSSLRKPFLHLHTQFNRALPYASIDMDFMNLNQAAHGDREFGFITARMRLARKVVVGFWQDAETVAEIAAWTRAALGWHESQHLKVARFGDNMRNVAVTEGDKVEAQRVFGYTVSGFGIGDLTDRMAQFTDAEVERLVGEYREAYTIAKEHDRVDSLKVAARIELGLRAFLVEGGFGAFTDTFEDLHGMGQLPGIATQRLMADGFGFGGEGDWKTAALVRIMKVMAQGMAGGTSFMEDYTYDFSGTPKILGSHMLEICPTIAKDRPTLEVHPLGIGGKADPVRLVFTAPEGAAVAASVVDMGNRFRMIVNEVDVVAPEQALPKLPVARAMWLPKPSLKVAAAAWIYAGGAHHTGFSQSLTMEHMEDFAEIAGIELVRIDSETKLHQLRRELVWSDAAYKLR, encoded by the coding sequence GTGCACGAGACGAAGACTTTGGAAGTGTGGTTTGTGACGGGGAGCCAGCATCTGTACGGGGCTGAGGCGCTGACGCAGGTGGCGGAGAACTCGAAGAAGATTGCGGCGTCGCTTGCGGGCGAGAGTGCGATTCCGGTGCGCGTGGTGCATAAGCTGGTGGCGACGACGGCGGATGAGATCAGCAACGTGTGCCGCGAGGCGAACAATGCGGAGGCGTGCATCGGGCTGGTGTTGTGGATGCATACGTTCTCTCCGGCGAAGATGTGGATCGCAGGGTTGAGCTCGCTGCGGAAGCCGTTTCTGCATCTGCATACGCAGTTCAATCGGGCGCTGCCGTATGCGTCGATCGATATGGACTTCATGAACCTGAACCAGGCGGCGCATGGCGACCGCGAGTTCGGCTTCATCACGGCGCGGATGCGGCTGGCGCGCAAGGTGGTGGTGGGGTTCTGGCAGGATGCGGAGACGGTGGCTGAGATTGCGGCGTGGACGCGGGCGGCGCTGGGCTGGCATGAGTCGCAGCACCTGAAGGTGGCGCGGTTTGGCGACAACATGCGCAATGTCGCGGTGACCGAAGGGGACAAGGTGGAGGCGCAGCGGGTGTTCGGGTACACGGTCTCGGGGTTTGGGATCGGCGACCTGACGGACCGGATGGCGCAGTTCACGGACGCAGAGGTGGAGCGGCTGGTCGGGGAGTATCGCGAGGCGTACACGATTGCGAAGGAGCATGATCGCGTGGATTCGCTGAAGGTGGCGGCGCGGATTGAGCTGGGGCTGCGGGCGTTTCTGGTCGAGGGTGGGTTCGGTGCGTTTACGGATACGTTCGAGGACCTGCATGGGATGGGGCAGCTTCCGGGGATTGCGACGCAGCGGTTGATGGCTGATGGCTTCGGCTTTGGCGGCGAGGGCGACTGGAAGACGGCGGCGCTGGTGCGCATCATGAAGGTGATGGCGCAGGGCATGGCTGGCGGCACGTCGTTCATGGAGGACTATACGTACGATTTTTCGGGCACGCCGAAGATTCTGGGATCGCACATGCTGGAGATCTGCCCGACGATTGCGAAGGACAGGCCTACGCTGGAGGTGCATCCGCTGGGGATTGGCGGTAAGGCCGATCCGGTGCGGTTGGTGTTTACGGCTCCGGAGGGGGCGGCGGTGGCGGCGTCGGTGGTGGACATGGGGAATCGGTTCCGGATGATCGTGAATGAGGTGGATGTGGTGGCTCCGGAGCAGGCGTTGCCGAAGCTGCCGGTGGCGCGTGCGATGTGGCTGCCGAAGCCGAGCCTGAAGGTGGCGGCGGCGGCGTGGATCTATGCGGGCGGCGCGCACCATACGGGGTTCAGCCAGTCGCTGACGATGGAGCACATGGAGGACTTCGCGGAGATTGCGGGGATCGAGCTGGTGCGGATCGACTCGGAGACGAAGCTGCATCAGTTGCGGCGTGAGCTGGTGTGGAGCGATGCGGCTTACAAGCTGCGGTAA